One window of the Archangium primigenium genome contains the following:
- a CDS encoding ABC transporter permease — protein sequence MKALFSTVFKKELRDHLRDRRSVASAVGFTLMGPLLFGMMFTVMASWVREDKPLELPVVGRTHAPSLVAFLERAGAKLSEAPQDYEALIQAGKVDTVLVIPDTYGKDFSEGHSAAVHLVMDNSRNQARKTVQRARQLLAAYSGMLGSQRLLARGVAPELAAPLKVEEVDLSTPERLAATLLTIIPIFLVFATFSGGMNVAIDAMAGERERGSLESLLLNPVRREALVMGKWMTAVVFAVVAATVCLLGFVGVMTQVPLQDLGVKVRLDAVAVLCLWAGVLPLALMASAVQMLLSTFARSFKEAQTYIQVLMLLPMIPGMVLVLSPVQSQTWMFAVPVLGQEMIIQEVIRGEPLGVLPFLLGLASCAALAGVFLAWTARLLADERIIFGRS from the coding sequence GTGAAGGCGCTCTTCTCCACGGTCTTCAAGAAGGAACTGCGCGACCATCTGCGCGACCGGCGCTCGGTGGCGAGCGCGGTGGGCTTCACGCTGATGGGGCCGCTCCTGTTCGGGATGATGTTCACGGTGATGGCCTCCTGGGTGCGCGAGGACAAGCCGCTGGAGCTGCCGGTGGTGGGCCGCACGCACGCGCCGAGCCTGGTGGCGTTCCTGGAGCGCGCGGGGGCGAAGCTGTCCGAGGCGCCCCAGGACTACGAGGCGCTCATCCAGGCGGGCAAGGTGGACACGGTGCTCGTCATCCCCGACACCTACGGCAAGGACTTCTCCGAGGGTCACTCGGCGGCGGTGCACCTGGTGATGGACAACTCGCGCAACCAGGCGCGCAAGACGGTGCAACGCGCGCGGCAGTTGCTCGCGGCGTACTCGGGGATGCTGGGCTCGCAGCGCCTGCTGGCGCGCGGCGTGGCGCCGGAGCTGGCCGCGCCCTTGAAGGTCGAGGAGGTGGACCTGTCCACGCCCGAGCGGCTGGCGGCGACCCTGCTCACCATCATCCCCATCTTCCTGGTGTTCGCGACGTTCTCGGGCGGGATGAACGTGGCCATCGACGCCATGGCGGGCGAGCGCGAGCGCGGCTCGCTGGAGTCCCTGCTGCTCAACCCCGTGCGGCGCGAGGCGCTGGTGATGGGCAAGTGGATGACGGCGGTGGTGTTCGCGGTGGTGGCGGCCACGGTGTGTCTGCTCGGCTTCGTGGGGGTGATGACCCAGGTGCCCCTGCAGGACCTGGGCGTGAAGGTGCGGCTGGATGCCGTGGCGGTGCTGTGTCTGTGGGCGGGCGTGCTGCCGCTCGCGCTCATGGCCTCGGCGGTGCAGATGCTCCTGTCCACCTTCGCGCGCTCCTTCAAGGAAGCCCAGACCTACATCCAGGTGCTGATGCTCCTGCCGATGATTCCCGGCATGGTGCTGGTGCTCTCGCCCGTGCAAAGCCAGACGTGGATGTTCGCGGTGCCGGTGCTGGGCCAGGAGATGATCATCCAGGAGGTAATTCGGGGTGAGCCCCTGGGGGTGTTGCCCTTCCTGCTGGGATTGGCGAGCTGTGCCGCGCTCGCGGGGGTATTCCTCGCGTGGACGGCGCGCCTGCTCGCCGACGAGCGCATCATCTTCGGGCGGTCTTGA